A single Lolium perenne isolate Kyuss_39 chromosome 6, Kyuss_2.0, whole genome shotgun sequence DNA region contains:
- the LOC127306527 gene encoding rop guanine nucleotide exchange factor 14, whose protein sequence is MRMKTLACCRRRPQDFSIDMDQEPDRVTTYNGLESCIFNSSSCDEDSGVSATTGADGCVTTDSLEDEVSSCSSSKDVYGSSFSSQCLTLSKQEEHSLYELDTLDSVHLLPIKGKNPITYTLSASDIETMKEKFARLLLGDDVSGGARGVCAALALSNGITNLSATIFGELWKLEPLCKEKKIRWRKEMDWLLSPTTYMVELVPTKQNGADGCVFEIMTPKARSDVHVNLPALQKLDSMLIEVLDSMVDTEYWYEDSGSRAGSRGKNNGQRQTKKWWLPSPCVPEQGLSQLQRKRIIFQAKLVHQILKAAKSINEQVLLQIPIPTAVMDALPKSGRASLGEDLYHAITTDYIPIEEIFISLSLKTEHSVLETMNRLEGALFAWNQRISEERSRRSPARHSWNFMKDKSSEVEKMSACIERVETLVQLLKSRFPNLPPTFVDVVKVQYNEDVGHAIVEAYSRVLVGVAFSILSRVAEIMLEDDLIKKPNTPMATLKFDLSSDVYLAGITETPPGHIRRSLMDQISMVDGRFDAIVKKKGAKQLVW, encoded by the exons GAGTGACGACGTACAATGGCCTCGAGAGCTGCATTTTCAACAGTTCCTCTTGTGATGAGGACAGTGGCGTTAGTGCAACAACTGGGGCAGATGGCTGTGTTACCACTGACTCCCTTGAAGATGAAGTTTCAAGTTGctcctccagcaaggatgtttatGGCTCTTCCTTTTCTTCACAATGCCTTACACTGAGCAAGCAGGAGGAGCATTCACTTTATGAGCTGGATACACTCGATTCTGTCCATCTACTTCCCATCAAAGGGAAGAATCCAATTACATATACTCTGAGTGCTTCAGATATTGAAACCATGAAGGAGAAGTTTGCAAGGCTACTGCTTGGTGATGACGTTTCAGGAGGTGCCAGAGGCGTGTGTGCTGCTCTGGCCTTGTCCAATGGCATAACTAATCTCTCAG CCACTATTTTTGGAGAGCTGTGGAAGCTGGAACCACTATGCAAGGAGAAAAAGATCCGGTGGCGGAAGGAAATGGATTGGCTGCTTTCTCCTACAACTTACATGGTCGAGTTAGTTCCTACGAAGCAAAATGGAGCAGATGGGTGCGTGTTTGAG ATTATGACCCCGAAAGCTCGTTCAGATGTTCATGTGAACCTTCCTGCTCTTCAGAAGCTTGATTCCATGCTAATT GAAGTTCTGGACTCAATGGTGGACACAGAGTATTGGTACGAGGACAGTGGCAGCCGAGCTGGTAGCCGGGGCAAAAATAATGGTCAGAGACAGACCAAAAAGTGGTGGCTCCCTTCCCCTTGTGTCCCTGAACAAGGGTTATCTCAATTGCAGAGGAAAAGGATTATCTTTCAGGCTAAACTTGTTCATCAGATCCTCAAAGCTGCGAAGTCTATCAATGAACAAGTCCTGCTTCAGATCCCTATTCCCACGGCTGTTATGGACGCCCTTCCAAAG TCTGGAAGAGCTAGCCTGGGTGAAGACTTGTACCATGCTATAACCACGGACTATATTCCAATCGAGGAAATCTTCATTTCTCTCAGTTTGAAAACCGAGCATAGCGTGCTCGAGACTATGAACCGGCTAGAGGGTGCGTTGTTCGCATGGAATCAGAGGATCTCAGAGGAAAGAAGCAGGAGGTCCCCTGCTCGGCATTCCTGGAACTTCATGAAGGACAAATCATCGGAGGTAGAGAAGATGTCCGCGTGCATAGAGAGGGTCGAAACCCTCGTGCAGCTCCTGAAATCCAGGTTTCCCAACCTGCCGCCGACGTTCGTTGACGTCGTGAAGGTCCAGTACAACGAG GACGTTGGGCATGCCATCGTGGAGGCCTACTCGAGGGTTCTGGTCGGCGTAGCGTTCAGCATACTGTCCCGGGTGGCGGAGATCATGTTGGAGGACGACCTGATCAAGAAGCCCAACACGCCGATGGCCACCCTGAAGTTCGACCTCTCGTCCGACGTGTACCTGGCGGGCATCACGGAGACGCCGCCGGGCCACATCCGGCGCTCCCTCATGGACCAGATCAGCATGGTGGACGGGCGCTTCGATGCCATCGTCAAGAAGAAAGGCGCGAAGCAGCTGGTGTGGTGA